A stretch of Vigna angularis cultivar LongXiaoDou No.4 chromosome 4, ASM1680809v1, whole genome shotgun sequence DNA encodes these proteins:
- the LOC108331050 gene encoding phospholipase D alpha 1 encodes MPELLHGILKVTIDEVDRLHTGCHLDFCQKGTTHKGKRFLAQVKGCLLCRPEIVGTRLYATVDLDKARVGRTRMIGNRPSNPKWNQDFEIYCAHRISNIIFTVKDGNPIGATLIGRAYVPVDQVRKRPIVKRWVEILDEEDRRPVPGHSRICVSVKFTSVTQDPTCSWSQGIRMPFSGVPRTFFNQREGCHVTLYQDAHAPRGVGVVPYIPISEGKDYLPARCWEDIYTAIMDAKHLVYITGWSVYTEIALVRDKEESNITLGELLKKKADEGVRVLLLVWKDRTSVPELTKDGLMGTHDEETAAYFRNTKVHCFLCPRNPDDGKSMIQGFQTSTMFTHHQKSVVVDAGFVGSSQKRSVVSFIGGLDLCDGRYDTRDHPLFSTLNTVHRNDFHQPNFPTASIDKGGPREPWHDIHCKLEGPIAWDVLYNFEQRWEKQVGKELLFSLDDLDDILVHPSVAQKSEVGEEDTWNVQLFRSIDGGAALDFPQAPKEVAALGLVSGKDNMIERSIQDAYINAIRRAKNFVYIENQYFLGSSYAWHSTNDFVIENIGALHLIPKELTLKIVSKIEAKERFSVYIVIPMWPEGVPETESVQAILDWQRRTMEMMYSDIADALAKVGIQAHPRDYLAFFCLGNREHKEPGEYTPPQEPEPESDYRRAQNSRRFMIYVHSKMMIVDDEYIIVGSANINQRSMEGSRDSEIAMGAFQPRHLAWNGRPRGEIYRFRRALWYEHLGDHGFDSKIFDNPEHLDCIDLVNRLAEENWDMYSKETFDQVRNFHHLMRYPIHVAHDGTITTLPGFEYFPDTKARILGSYSYFLPSILTT; translated from the exons ATGCCTGAGCTGCTACACGGGATTCTTAAGGTAACCATAGATGAAGTTGATAGACTGCATACTGGATGTCATTTGGATTTCTGTCAGAAG GGCACAACACACAAGGGTAAGAGATTTCTAGCCCAAGTCAAGGGTTGTCTGCTGTGCAGGCCTGAG ATTGTTGGAACAAGATTGTATGCAACAGTTGATTTAGACAAGGCAAGGGTTGGACGAACGAGAATGATAGGAAACCGACCCTCAAACCCAAAGTGGAACCAGGACTTCGAAATCTACTGTGCACATCGTATCTCAAACATCATATTCACTGTCAAAGATGGCAATCCAATCGGAGCAACTCTAATCGGAAGAGCCTATGTCCCTGTGGATCAAGTTCGTAAGCGCCCCATAGTTAAGAGATGGGTTGAGATATTAGACGAAGAAGATCGTCGTCCCGTGCCGGGTCATTCCAGAATCTGCGTCAGCGTGAAATTCACCAGCGTCACTCAGGACCCAACATGTTCATGGTCTCAGGGAATTCGCATGCCATTTTCTGGAGTTCCTCGTACATTCTTCAATCAGAGAGAAGGTTGTCATGTTACTTTGTACCAGGATGCTCATGCCCCACGTGGCGTTGGTGTTGTCCCATACATTCCAATATCCGAAGGAAAAGACTACTTGCCCGCAAGATGTTGGGAGGACATTTACACTGCCATTATGGATGCTAAGCATCTTGTTTACATAACTGGTTGGTCTGTTTACACTGAAATAGCATTGGTTAGAGACAAAGAGGAATCAAATATCACCCTCGGGGAGTTACTTAAGAAGAAGGCTGATGAAGGTGTTCGAGTTCTTCTGCTTGTTTGGAAAGACAGAACTTCTGTACCAGAATTGACCAAAGATGGCTTGATGGGAACTCATGATGAGGAAACTGCTGCTTATTTTAGAAACACAAAGGTGCATTGTTTTCTGTGTCCACGGAACCCGGACGATGGGAAAAGCATGATTCAAGGATTTCAAACATCAACTATGTTCACTCATCACCAAAAGAGTGTGGTCGTTGATGCAGGTTTTGTAGGGTCATCACAGAAGCGAAGTGTGGTGAGTTTCATAGGTGGCCTTGATCTTTGTGACGGGAGGTATGACACCAGGGACCATCCTCTATTTTCAACTTTGAATACGGTGCATAGAAACGATTTCCATCAACCAAACTTTCCAACTGCTTCCATTGATAAAGGTGGTCCAAGAGAGCCATGGCACGACATTCATTGCAAGCTAGAAGGCCCTATTGCTTGGGATGTTCTGTACAACTTTGAGCAAAGGTGGGAGAAGCAAGTTGGGAAGGAACTGCTATTCTCGCTTGATGATCTTGATGACATTCTAGTCCACCCTTCTGTCGCACAAAAATCAGAAGTGGGAGAAGAAGACACATGGAATGTTCAGCTGTTTAGATCCATAGATGGTGGTGCTGCTTTGGACTTTCCCCAAGCCCCGAAAGAAGTTGCTGCATTAGGCCTTGTTAGTGGGAAAGACAATATGATTGAGAGAAGTATTCAGGATGCCTACATTAATGCTATTAGGCGTGCAAAAAACTTCGTCTACATTGAGAATCAATACTTCTTAGGGAGTTCTTATGCTTGGCACTCAACTAATGACTTTGTGATTGAGAACATTGGTGCTTTGCATCTTATACCAAAGGAGTTGACATTGAAGATTGTGAGCAAGATTGAAGCAAAAGAGAGGTTTTCTGTGTACATAGTGATCCCAATGTGGCCTGAAGGTGTACCTGAAACTGAGTCGGTTCAAGCAATATTAGATTGGCAGAGAAGAACCATGGAGATGATGTATTCCGACATTGCTGATGCCTTAGCAAAAGTCGGCATTCAAGCACACCCTCGAGATTATTTGGCATTTTTTTGCCTTGGCAATAGGGAGCATAAGGAACCGGGAGAGTATACTCCTCCACAGGAACCAGAGCCTGAGAGTGACTACAGAAGAGCACAAAATTCTAGGAGGTTCATGATCTATGTCCATTCCAAAATGATGATAG TTGACGACGAATATATAATCGTTGGGTCTGCTAACATAAATCAAAGATCAATGGAGGGTTCAAGAGACAGTGAGATTGCAATGGGTGCATTCCAACCACGTCATCTAGCATGGAATGGAAGACCCAGAGGGGAGATATATAGATTCCGACGTGCACTATGGTATGAGCACCTTGGGGACCATGGTTTTGACTCAAAAATCTTCGACAACCCAGAACATTTGGACTGCATAGATCTTGTGAATAGGCTTGCCGAGGAAAACTGGGACATGTACTCAAAGGAAACATTTGATCAAGTTAGAAATTTTCACCACCTCATGCGCTACCCTATACATGTAGCCCACGATGGAACCATAACAACTCTTCCAGGGTTTGAATATTTTCCTGACACCAAAGCTCGGATTTTGGGTTCCTATTCATATTTCCTTCCTTCAATTCTTACCACCTAA
- the LOC108330081 gene encoding uncharacterized protein LOC108330081 isoform X6 has protein sequence MHICGYVPPWLCQILACMGGCLGCLPAPPIIKGQGTNRDISEDFWSSSALEIDLRAFQSQKSISSIIIPSDPQSSSGIQIDSPEFVNDGLLLWNQMRRHWVRNRRPQNKKEVREPVISWNASYESLMGSDKAFPRAIPLGEMVDFLVDIWEMEGLYD, from the exons ATGCATATCTGTGGATATGTTCCACCTTGGCTCTGTCAGATTCTCGCTTGCATGGG AGGTTGTCTGGGATGTCTCCCAGCTCCACCTATAATTAAAGGCCAAGGAACGAACAGAGACATATCAGAAGATTTTTGGAGCAGCAGTGCTTTGGAAATAGATCTGAGGGCATTTCAGTCCCAGAAAAGCATCTCATCAATTATCATACCTTCTGATCCTCAAAGTAGCTCTGGCATTCAGATTGATTCTCCTGAATTTGTAAATGATG GTCTTCTTCTCTGGAACCAAATGAGGCGACACTGGGTTAGAAATAGAAGGCCCCAGAATAAGAAAGAAGTTAGAGAACCTGTAATAAG TTGGAATGCCTCTTATGAGAGTCTAATGGGAAGCGACAAGGCTTTTCCTCGGGCAATTCCTCTTGGA GAAATGGTTGACTTTCTTGTTGATATTTGGGAGATGGAAGGATTATATGACTAA
- the LOC108330081 gene encoding uncharacterized protein LOC108330081 isoform X5, producing the protein MSLRSAKNSVDAYLWICSTLALSDSRLHGSRGCLGCLPAPPIIKGQGTNRDISEDFWSSSALEIDLRAFQSQKSISSIIIPSDPQSSSGIQIDSPEFVNDGLLLWNQMRRHWVRNRRPQNKKEVREPVISWNASYESLMGSDKAFPRAIPLGEMVDFLVDIWEMEGLYD; encoded by the exons ATGAGTTTGAG ATCTGCTAAGAATTCCGTAGATGCATATCTGTGGATATGTTCCACCTTGGCTCTGTCAGATTCTCGCTTGCATGGG AGCAGAGGTTGTCTGGGATGTCTCCCAGCTCCACCTATAATTAAAGGCCAAGGAACGAACAGAGACATATCAGAAGATTTTTGGAGCAGCAGTGCTTTGGAAATAGATCTGAGGGCATTTCAGTCCCAGAAAAGCATCTCATCAATTATCATACCTTCTGATCCTCAAAGTAGCTCTGGCATTCAGATTGATTCTCCTGAATTTGTAAATGATG GTCTTCTTCTCTGGAACCAAATGAGGCGACACTGGGTTAGAAATAGAAGGCCCCAGAATAAGAAAGAAGTTAGAGAACCTGTAATAAG TTGGAATGCCTCTTATGAGAGTCTAATGGGAAGCGACAAGGCTTTTCCTCGGGCAATTCCTCTTGGA GAAATGGTTGACTTTCTTGTTGATATTTGGGAGATGGAAGGATTATATGACTAA
- the LOC108330787 gene encoding phospholipase D alpha 1, which produces MSRLLHGTLNVTIYEVDTLPTLNDCDFNLCCKGTNRSVRKRFLSQLKSCLFCQCQGQPGSTQTGLYATIDLDKARVGRTKVINDEPSNPRWNETFRIYCAHLISHVIFTVKQKDPIDATLIGRAYVPVEQVVNGNIVDTWVPILDEDRNPIPSDSKIHVTMKFSNVLNDINWTGGIRIPSFQGVPHTFFGQRTGCNVTLYQDVHVSDGFQPLIPLSGRRNYEFRKCWEDIYSAIVEARYFIYITGWSVYTEITLIRNPMQPKRITLGELLKRKAEEGVKVLMLVWDDRTSVPDFKKDGLMATHDQETAAYFKDTKVNCVLCPRNPDVGRSIVQGLETSTMFTHHQKSVVVDSQFVGAAVGQRQKRTITSFVGGIDLCDGRYDTQEHPLFSTLDTVHKDDFHQPNFPGASIKKGGPREPWHDIHCKLEGSVAWDVLFNFQQRWEKQVGNQFLFPSSMLNEYFVPRSTAATTNDNDTWNVQLFRSIDGGAASGFSPDPKVAAESGLVSVNNNIIDRSIQDAYINAIRRAQNFIYIENQYFLGSSYAWQASDIVVEDIGALHLIPKELSLKIVSKIEAGERFSVYVVIPMWPEGIPESDSVQAILDWQRRTMEMMYADIAQAIQRTGIEAHPRDYLTFFCLGNREGQKYSEYTPTEAPEPDTDYSRAQKSRRFMIYVHAKMMIVDDEYIIIGSANINQRSMDGGRDSEIAMGAFQPRHLACNGPPRGQIYGFRRALWYEHLGDVNDSSIFDDPESEECTKLVNHLAETNWALYSEQTFYENTEFHHLMRYPIEVTNHGAITNLPGLQYFPDTKARILGAKSEYLPPILTT; this is translated from the exons ATGTCGCGTTTGCTGCATGGGACTCTCAATGTGACCATATACGAGGTTGATACACTGCCAACTCTTAACGACTGCGATTTCAATCTCTGCTGCAAG GGTACAAATCGAAGCGTGAGGAAGAGATTCCTTTCCCAACTTAAGAGTTGTCTGTTCTGTCAATGCCAGGGCCAGCCCGGG TCTACCCAAACGGGTCTGTATGCAACAATTGATTTAGATAAGGCGAGAGTTGGAAGGACTAAAGTGATAAATGATGAACCCTCTAACCCCAGGTGGAATGAGACCTTTCGCATATACTGTGCCCATTTGATCTCCCATGTTATATTCACTGTCAAACAAAAAGACCCCATTGATGCAACTCTAATTGGAAGAGCTTATGTCCCAGTTGAGCAAGTCGTGAACGGTAACATAGTGGACACATGGGTCCCAATACTAGACGAGGATCGTAACCCCATTCCAAGTGACTCTAAAATCCATGTCACAATGAAATTCTCTAATGTTTTGAATGACATAAACTGGACTGGAGGAATAAGAATTCCGAGTTTTCAAGGAGTTCCCCACACTTTCTTCGGTCAAAGAACTGGTTGCAACGTTACTTTGTACCAAGATGTCCATGTTTCGGATGGTTTTCAGCCGTTGATTCCCTTGTCGGGAAGAAGGAATTATGAGTTTAGGAAATGCTGGGAGGATATTTACAGTGCCATTGTGGAGGCTAggtactttatttatataactgGCTGGTCTGTGTACACTGAAATAACCTTGATTAGGAACCCCATGCAGCCCAAGAGAATCACCCTTGGGGAACTTCTCAAGAGGAAAGCTGAGGAAGGTGTTAAGGTTCTTATGCTTGTTTGGGATGATAGAACATCTGTGCCAGACTTCAAGAAAGATGGCTTGATGGCAACCCATGATCAAGAAACTGCTGCTTACTTCAAAGACACAAAGGTGAATTGTGTTTTGTGTCCGCGGAACCCAGATGTTGGAAGAAGCATTGTGCAAGGTTTGGAAACTTCAACAATGTTCACTCATCACCAGAAGAGTGTAGTTGTTGATAGCCAATTTGTTGGTGCTGCGGTGGGACAACGACAAAAGAGAACGATAACAAGTTTTGTAGGTGGCATTGATCTTTGCGATGGGAGATACGATACTCAGGAACATCCTCTATTTTCAACTTTGGACACAGTGCATAAAGATGACTTCCATCAGCCAAATTTCCCAGGTGCTTCCATCAAGAAAGGTGGTCCAAGAGAGCCATGGCATGATATTCACTGCAAGTTAGAAGGGAGTGTTGCTTGGGATGTTTTGTTCAATTTTCAACAAAGGTGGGAGAAGCAGGTTGGGAATCAGTTCCTATTCCCTTCGAGCATGCTTAACGAATACTTTGTCCCTCGATCCACTGCGGCAACGACAAATGATAATGACACATGGAATGTTCAGTTGTTCAGATCCATTGATGGTGGTGCAGCTTCTGGCTTCTCCCCAGACCCAAAAGTTGCAGCTGAATCCGGCCTTGTTAGTGTGAACAACAACATCATTGATAGAAGTATTCAAGATGCATATATAAATGCTATTCGAAGAGCCCAAAACTTCATCTACATTGAAAACCAATATTTCCTTGGGAGTTCATATGCCTGGCAAGCATCTGATATAGTAGTTGAGGATATTGGTGCATTGCATCTTATACCAAAGGAGCTGTCATTGAAGATTGTTAGCAAGATTGAAGCAGGGGAAAGATTTTCTGTGTATGTTGTCATACCAATGTGGCCAGAAGGCATACCTGAGAGTGATTCAGTTCAAGCAATACTAGACTGGCAAAGGAGGACAATGGAGATGATGTATGCTGATATAGCTCAAGCCATTCAAAGAACTGGAATTGAAGCTCACCCAAGAGACTACTTGACCTTTTTCTGCCTTGGAAACCGTGAGGGTCAGAAATATAGCGAGTACACTCCTACTGAGGCACCAGAACCGGACACTGATTACAGCAGAGCACAAAAGTCTAGGCGATTCATGATCTATGTTCATGCCAAGATGATGATAG TTGATGATGAATACATAATCATTGGTTCTGCGAACATAAACCAAAGATCAATGGATGGAGGAAGAGACAGTGAGATCGCGATGGGTGCATTCCAGCCACGGCATTTAGCGTGTAATGGGCCACCCAGAGGACAGATATATGGATTTCGACGTGCACTGTGGTATGAACACCTCGGAGATGTTAATGATAGTAGCATTTTCGACGATCCTGAAAGCGAAGAATGCACGAAGCTTGTGAATCATCTTGCTGAAACCAACTGGGCTCTGTACTCTGAGCAAACTTTTTATGAGAATACAGAATTTCACCACCTCATGCGTTATCCCATAGAAGTAACCAACCATGGAGCCATAACGAACCTTCCAGGGCTTCAATATTTTCCTGACACTAAGGCTCGGATTTTGGGTGCCAAATCAGAGTATCTTCCTCCAATTCTCACCACTTAG
- the LOC108330081 gene encoding uncharacterized protein LOC108330081 isoform X3 has translation MSLRSAKNSVDAYLWICSTLALSDSRLHGSRGCLGCLPAPPIIKGQGTNRDISEDFWSSSALEIDLRAFQSQKSISSIIIPSDPQSSSGIQIDSPEFVNDGLLLWNQMRRHWVRNRRPQNKKEVREPVISWNASYESLMGSDKAFPRAIPLGVSSCMHWIVSSHVHVHDRFLLIHEQGFGKCS, from the exons ATGAGTTTGAG ATCTGCTAAGAATTCCGTAGATGCATATCTGTGGATATGTTCCACCTTGGCTCTGTCAGATTCTCGCTTGCATGGG AGCAGAGGTTGTCTGGGATGTCTCCCAGCTCCACCTATAATTAAAGGCCAAGGAACGAACAGAGACATATCAGAAGATTTTTGGAGCAGCAGTGCTTTGGAAATAGATCTGAGGGCATTTCAGTCCCAGAAAAGCATCTCATCAATTATCATACCTTCTGATCCTCAAAGTAGCTCTGGCATTCAGATTGATTCTCCTGAATTTGTAAATGATG GTCTTCTTCTCTGGAACCAAATGAGGCGACACTGGGTTAGAAATAGAAGGCCCCAGAATAAGAAAGAAGTTAGAGAACCTGTAATAAG TTGGAATGCCTCTTATGAGAGTCTAATGGGAAGCGACAAGGCTTTTCCTCGGGCAATTCCTCTTGGAGTAAGTTCTTGCATGCATTGGATTGTCTCCTCTCATGTCCATGTACATGACAG ATTTCTTCTCATCCATGAACAAGGATTCGGGAAATGCTCCTAA
- the LOC108330081 gene encoding uncharacterized protein LOC108330081 isoform X2, with protein sequence MSLRSAKNSVDAYLWICSTLALSDSRLHGSRGCLGCLPAPPIIKGQGTNRDISEDFWSSSALEIDLRAFQSQKSISSIIIPSDPQSSSGIQIDSPEFVNDGLLLWNQMRRHWVRNRRPQNKKEVREPVIRKWLTFLLIFGRWKDYMTKQTKQGFFPLRFCRRSEVESVHPTVFPLDNSTKAKWVNS encoded by the exons ATGAGTTTGAG ATCTGCTAAGAATTCCGTAGATGCATATCTGTGGATATGTTCCACCTTGGCTCTGTCAGATTCTCGCTTGCATGGG AGCAGAGGTTGTCTGGGATGTCTCCCAGCTCCACCTATAATTAAAGGCCAAGGAACGAACAGAGACATATCAGAAGATTTTTGGAGCAGCAGTGCTTTGGAAATAGATCTGAGGGCATTTCAGTCCCAGAAAAGCATCTCATCAATTATCATACCTTCTGATCCTCAAAGTAGCTCTGGCATTCAGATTGATTCTCCTGAATTTGTAAATGATG GTCTTCTTCTCTGGAACCAAATGAGGCGACACTGGGTTAGAAATAGAAGGCCCCAGAATAAGAAAGAAGTTAGAGAACCTGTAATAAG GAAATGGTTGACTTTCTTGTTGATATTTGGGAGATGGAAGGATTATATGACTAAGCAGACAAAACAGGGTTTTTTTCCCCTTAGATTTTGCAGAAGGAGCGAGGTAGAATCTGTTCATCCTACTGTATTCCCACTGGATAATTCTACAAAAGCTAAATGGGTTAACTCTTAA
- the LOC108330081 gene encoding uncharacterized protein LOC108330081 isoform X4, translating to MHICGYVPPWLCQILACMGGCLGCLPAPPIIKGQGTNRDISEDFWSSSALEIDLRAFQSQKSISSIIIPSDPQSSSGIQIDSPEFVNDGLLLWNQMRRHWVRNRRPQNKKEVREPVISWNASYESLMGSDKAFPRAIPLGVSSCMHWIVSSHVHVHDRSCTNFFSSMNKDSGNAPNSL from the exons ATGCATATCTGTGGATATGTTCCACCTTGGCTCTGTCAGATTCTCGCTTGCATGGG AGGTTGTCTGGGATGTCTCCCAGCTCCACCTATAATTAAAGGCCAAGGAACGAACAGAGACATATCAGAAGATTTTTGGAGCAGCAGTGCTTTGGAAATAGATCTGAGGGCATTTCAGTCCCAGAAAAGCATCTCATCAATTATCATACCTTCTGATCCTCAAAGTAGCTCTGGCATTCAGATTGATTCTCCTGAATTTGTAAATGATG GTCTTCTTCTCTGGAACCAAATGAGGCGACACTGGGTTAGAAATAGAAGGCCCCAGAATAAGAAAGAAGTTAGAGAACCTGTAATAAG TTGGAATGCCTCTTATGAGAGTCTAATGGGAAGCGACAAGGCTTTTCCTCGGGCAATTCCTCTTGGAGTAAGTTCTTGCATGCATTGGATTGTCTCCTCTCATGTCCATGTACATGACAGGTCATGTACAA ATTTCTTCTCATCCATGAACAAGGATTCGGGAAATGCTCCTAACTCATTATAA
- the LOC108330081 gene encoding uncharacterized protein LOC108330081 isoform X1 — protein MSLRSAKNSVDAYLWICSTLALSDSRLHGSRGCLGCLPAPPIIKGQGTNRDISEDFWSSSALEIDLRAFQSQKSISSIIIPSDPQSSSGIQIDSPEFVNDGLLLWNQMRRHWVRNRRPQNKKEVREPVISWNASYESLMGSDKAFPRAIPLGVSSCMHWIVSSHVHVHDRSCTNFFSSMNKDSGNAPNSL, from the exons ATGAGTTTGAG ATCTGCTAAGAATTCCGTAGATGCATATCTGTGGATATGTTCCACCTTGGCTCTGTCAGATTCTCGCTTGCATGGG AGCAGAGGTTGTCTGGGATGTCTCCCAGCTCCACCTATAATTAAAGGCCAAGGAACGAACAGAGACATATCAGAAGATTTTTGGAGCAGCAGTGCTTTGGAAATAGATCTGAGGGCATTTCAGTCCCAGAAAAGCATCTCATCAATTATCATACCTTCTGATCCTCAAAGTAGCTCTGGCATTCAGATTGATTCTCCTGAATTTGTAAATGATG GTCTTCTTCTCTGGAACCAAATGAGGCGACACTGGGTTAGAAATAGAAGGCCCCAGAATAAGAAAGAAGTTAGAGAACCTGTAATAAG TTGGAATGCCTCTTATGAGAGTCTAATGGGAAGCGACAAGGCTTTTCCTCGGGCAATTCCTCTTGGAGTAAGTTCTTGCATGCATTGGATTGTCTCCTCTCATGTCCATGTACATGACAGGTCATGTACAA ATTTCTTCTCATCCATGAACAAGGATTCGGGAAATGCTCCTAACTCATTATAA